In Strigops habroptila isolate Jane chromosome 2, bStrHab1.2.pri, whole genome shotgun sequence, one genomic interval encodes:
- the GJA3 gene encoding gap junction alpha-3 protein yields the protein MGDWSFLGRLLENAQEHSTVIGKVWLTVLFIFRILVLGAAAEEVWGDEQSDFTCNTQQPGCENVCYDKAFPISHIRFWVLQIIFVSTPTLIYLGHVLHIVRMEEKRKEKEELKKKGNVKDSNHPVSGSGGGGGNSFKDPLGKRGKEKLPIRDERGRIRMGGALLRTYVFNIIFKTLFEVGFIVGQYFLYGFELKPVYQCSRSPCPHTVDCFISRPTEKTIFIIFMLVVASVSLLLNMLEIYHLGWKKLKQGMTSRYSLEMPVATMTPVMVTGEPKPVALPPPAPPVVVTTVVPTPVLPDTRAVTPLLAPVTMAPCYAAAAPRPRPPSNTTSVASYPVAPPVPEERHRAVTPTPISTPVTIPTPIPTPTPAIINYFNSNSHALVAEQNWINMAAEQQGKAPSSSAESSPPSSVRHPLPEQEEPLEQLLPLPVGPPIAAANSGSSTSLSGASGSKWDVEGEEELSEERPVSPACTTVEMHEPPLLVDTRRLSRASKSSSCRARSDDLAV from the coding sequence ATGGGTGACTGGAGCTTTTTGGGGAGACTGTTAGAGAATGCGCAGGAGCACTCCACGGTTATTGGCAAGGTTTGGCTGACGGTACTGTTTATCTTCAGGATActggtgctgggggctgctgctgaggaggtCTGGGGAGACGAGCAGTCGGACTTTACATGCAACACTCAGCAACCCGGTTGTGAAAATGTTTGTTATGACAAAGCCTTCCCCATTTCTCACATCCGCTTCTGGGTGCTGCAGATCATTTTTGTCTCCACTCCAACCCTCATCTACCTGGGCCATGTGCTGCACATTGTACGAatggaggagaagaggaaagagaaggaagagctgaaaaagaagggaaacGTCAAAGACAGCAACCACCCAGTGTCTGGcagtggtggtggaggaggCAATAGCTTCAAGGATCCTCTTGGCaaaagggggaaggagaagctcCCGATCCGTGATGAACGTGGTAGAATCCGTATGGGAGGTGCCCTGCTCCGTACCTATGTCTTCAACATCATTTTCAAGACGCTGTTTGAGGTGGGCTTCATTGTGGGCCAGTACTTCCTATATGGCTTTGAGCTAAAGCCAGTCTACCAGTGCAGCCGCTCACCTTGCCCACACACTGTGGACTGCTTCATCTCAAGACCCACTGAGAAGAccatcttcatcatcttcatgtTAGTGGTGGCCTCTGTCTCCCTGCTGCTGAACATGCTTGAGATATATCACTTGGGGTGGAAGAAGCTTAAGCAGGGCATGACAAGCCGGTACAGCCTTGAGATGCCTGTTGCAACAATGACACCAGTCATGGTAACAGGGGAGCCCAAACCTGTTGCcctgccaccaccagcaccacccgTAGTGGTAACGACTGTCGTGCCCACCCCTGTTCTGCCTGACACCCGCGCTGTCACACCATTGCTGGCCCCGGTGACCATGGCACCCTGCTATGCTGCGGCTGCTCCACGACCACGGCCCCCCTCCAACACGACCTCTGTGGCTAGCTACCCTGTTGCTCCACCAGTTCCTGAGGAGAGGCACCGCGCTGTGACCCCCACACCCATCTCCACCCCCGTCACCATCCCAACCCCCATCCCCACACCGACACCAGCCATCATCAACTACTTCAACAGCAACAGTCATGCCCTGGTGGCAGAGCAGAATTGGATCAACatggcagctgagcagcaggggAAGGCACCCTCCAGCTCAGCAGAATCCTCTCCGCCCAGCAGTGTCCGGCATCCCCTTCCCGAGCAGGAGGAGCCACTGGAGCAGCTACTCCCACTCCCAGTGGGGCCGCCCATTGCTGCAGCCAACAGTGGCAGCAGCACTAGCCTGAGCGGGGCAAGCGGCAGCAAATGGGATGTGGAGGGTGAGGAGGAGCTGTCGGAGGAGCGGCCCGTCTCGCCCGCCTGCACCACCGTGGAGATGCATGAGCCACCGCTGCTCGTAGACACGCGGCGCTTGAGCAGGGCCAGTAAGTCtagcagctgcagagccaggtCAGACGACCTGGCCGTGTAG
- the LOC115603889 gene encoding gap junction beta-2 protein-like, translating to MDWGTLQAILGGVNKHSTSIGKIWLTVLFIFRIMILVVAAERVWGDEQQDFVCNTLQPGCRNVCYDHFFPISHIRLWALQLIFVSTPALLVAMHVAYTRHEKKRRFRNGEKIDIEELKNEKVHIRGPLWWTYTSSIFFRIVFEAVFMYVFYYMYDGYQMPRLVKCNAWPCPNTVDCFVSRPTEKTTFTIFMLAVSGICMMLNLAELCYLVIKICMKEPRKTTVLK from the coding sequence ATGGACTGGGGAACCCTGCAGGCCATTTTAGGAGGTGTAAATAAACACTCCACCAGCATTGGGAAGATCTGGCTCACAGTCCTGTTCATCTTCCGTATCATGATCCTGGTTGTGGCTGCAGAGAGAGTCTGGGGAGATGAACAACAAGATTTTGTCTGCAACACACTTCAGCCTGgctgcagaaatgtttgctATGATCACTTTTTCCCCATCTCTCACATCAGACTCTGGGCCCTGCAGCTGATCTTTGTTTCCACACCTGCACTGCTGGTGGCCATGCATGTAGCTTACACCAGGCATGAGAAGAAAAGACGATTCAGAAATGGTGAGAAAATTGATAttgaagagctgaaaaatgaaaaggttcACATTCGGGGCCCCCTGTGGTGGACATacaccagcagcatcttcttCAGGATCGTCTTTGAAGCAGTCTTCATGTATGTGTTCTATTACATGTATGACGGGTACCAGATGCCTCGCCTGGTGAAGTGCAATGCGTGGCCTTGCCCGAACACAGtggattgttttgtttctcGGCCCACTGAGAAAACCACATTTACTATTTTCATGCTTGCTGTGTCTGGGATCTGCATGATGTTGAATCTGGCTGAGTTGTGTTACCTAGTGATAAAGATCTGCATGAAAGAACCCAGGaaaacaacagttttaaaataa